GCAGCAAGCCGACCTGCGACAGGTCGATTTAGCAGGAGTCAACTTTCAGAATGCCACGTTCGCCAAATCTATCTTTTCCGAAACCCTCGGTCTTGCCATGTCAATCGATTTTAGTCCAGACGGCCAGACGATCGCGGTGGGCGATTCGAGCGGCAGCATCTATCTCTGGAATGTCACCACAGCCCAACTCTTAGCCACCTTTGAAGATCACATTGGTTGGGTTTGGTCGGTTGCCTTTAGCCCGGATGGCAGAACGTTAGCCACCGGCAGTAGTGATAGTTCGATCCGGTTGTGGGATGTCGAAAGTGGGCGATGCTTACAGGTGCTTACAGAGCATACAGGTTGTGTTTGGACAGTGAGTTTTAGTCCTGACGGTCAGCAATTAGCGAGCGGCTGTGAAGACAAAACGGTGCGTTTGTGGAATTTGCAAGGGCAGTGTCTCCGTGTCTTAAAGGGACACACCCAGAGTGTTTACGCCGTCCACTTTGCTCCTGACCAGCAAACCTTAACCAGTAGCAGTAATGACACAACCATTCGGATCTGGGATGTGAGCAATGGGAACTGCTTGAGTGTCTTACAGGGGCATACCAGCGGGGTTCGTTGTGTGCGATACAGCCCAGACGGTCAACAGCTAGCCACTGGCTGTCGCGATGGGTCGATTCGACTGTGGAGCGGTTATCTCTCCAATAATCAACAGTCAAAGCCCAGTTTTAAGGTGCTACAGGGACATACCAATTGGGTTTGGGACATTGCTTTTAGCCCCGATGGTCGTTTGTTAGCTAGTGCCAGTCGCGATGGCACTCTGCGCGTGTGGAGTGTTCAAGACGGGCAATCTATCCATGTGCTCGACGATCACACGCACGATGTTTTCGCGCTTGCTATTAATGCCGACAGTCAACTGTTGGTGAGTGCCGGTCAAGATAATACGGTTCGATTGTGGCATTTGCAGAGTGGACAAAGCCTCAAAACATTGCGCGGACATACCAGTGGCATTCACTCCTTGAGTCTCAGTCCAGATGGTCAAATGCTTGCTAGTAGTGGTCGGAATGGAACGATCCAGGTGTGGCATTTACAGTTAGATGGCAATCTGTCATCGCTTCACCCCTACCAAACCTTGCCTAGCCAGATCCGTTGGACTTCATCATTAAGTCATGTCAGCTTTAGCCCTGTTAGCGCTAGCTTGCCGTCAGGCGTTGGTGAAACGCTGGCAGTCAATCGCCCTGATGGGTCGATTGCCCTGTGGAATATACAAACTGGGCATCTCGACCAGTGGTCAGCGCATAGCGCGTCCATCTCGACAGTTTTGTTTAGTCCAAATGGACAAACTTTGGCAACCAGTAATTCTGATCGCACTGTGCGGCTGTGGGATGTGCGGACTCATAACTGTTTGCAGGTGTTACAAGGTCATGAGAACAGCGTCCGAGCGATCGCCTTTGATAAGAGCGGTCAATGGTTGGCGAGTGGCAGTTTTGATAGCACCATTCGGTTTTGGGAGGTGCAAACTGGAGAATGTTTTCGGGTATTGCGGGGGCACGCGGGAGCCGTTTTCACAGTGACATTCGATCCCAGTGGTCAACGACTGGTAAGCGGCGGTATTGACCAAACCATTCGTTTGTGGGATGTGCAAACTGGCACGTATCTGAGAACATTGTCGGGGCATACGGGAGCCGTGTGGACGCTTGCCATCAGTCCAGATGGTCGAATCTTAGCAAGTGGCGGTGATGACCAAACCATTCGTTTGTGGGATCTGCAAACGGGGCATTGCCTCCACATATTGGGTGAACACACTAGTTGGGTCAGATCGGTTATCTTTAGCTTCAATGGTCAAATCTTATTCAGTGGCAGTGACGATCGCGCGATAAAACTATGGGATGTAAAGACAGGACGTTGTATCAGCACGCTAACGATCAATCGCCTGTATGAAGGCATGAAGATTCAAGGCGCAACCGGGTTGACAGTAGCTCAAAGAACTACCCTGAAAGCATTAGGGGCAATTGACCATTGAAGCGATACAAATCCAGATTCAGCGCCTTCTCTTCTGCTCGATCGTGTCTAGCAACTGTTGAAAGGCGTTGAGCGATCGCGCCATTTCCTCGTTCACGAGTTGGTCAACTCGTTCATCCAAAGAAATCTCTGACAATCCGCTTGTCACAAGTTGTTCAACTTGTTCATCATCTGTTAATAAAGCAGGCAGCAAAGAGATCTCACGATACCTTAAGAGCGTTAAGGTATCCAGCATCATCACGGTTTCAGGAGCCACTAGAGTTTGAATATAGCGCCACGCGGATTCAGGCGGAATATCTGTGCAATCCCATACCAGACGCAGTGGTTTTACCCCTTCTGAGAGCGATTGCCAGCGTATTTCCAGGGGAAAGGCTTCGCCAACACGTTGACAGAGATTTCGATAATGCTGGTACAGAAGTTTGGCTTGCATCACACTGAAAGATGTTTCTGTATCGGTAATAAGTGGATTGATCGCTCTATCCAAACGACCAATGGGAACAGTTGTAAAACAAACAACGTCACTCACCAGCTTTCCTTGCTGAATCAGGCTCTCCAGCCCTCTAAGATAACTATCGAATACTTGCTCATATATGCTTGGAGAAAACACTAACGTTGCATTTACATTGATACGATTGCCAATTAGATGTTCAATCACTGGTAGCAGCAATTGAGTCGCTGGGATTCTCAACAACAAATTACTCCATCCAACTGACTGCCAGATGTCTTGCGCTGCTGCGATCGCTGTTTCCGGTTGAAGCAGTGCATCAGGCGGAAGATCAATTTGAACATAGCCATTGCATCCCTGAGTTTGAGAATGGACTTGTTTGAAGAAATCAGCCGCCAATTGTAGATCTCGCACAATCAAATAGTTATAGTCCGAGCGAGCATTCCGACTCATCCCTTGCTGCGCCAGTATAGTGAAGTCGCGATTATACTCGTGTCCCTCAATTGCCACTTGCAAGCTTTGAAAGTTTGAGCGAACGCCCCTTAAACCGTCTGACTCAATGTACTGCTGCAACTCACCACGGCTAATCCAGCCTCGCTCAAACCCAGTGAGCCAAACCGACTGTCCATATCGACGGAGTGATGGCAACAGATTCATCACTGATGACCTCCCGATCAAAGGTTAAACATCTAATGAACCAGTCTATGAAACTTCTTCAAATTTCACCACTCAAGATCCGCCAGTTAAGTGCCAAGTTCCATGGTTTACTTCTTAAGGTGCGGAGACAACAGAAATGGCATCCGAGCATTTGGATTGCTATAAATGAACTACACTTGCTCTTGTGGTACGGGCGTCCCCGCCCGAACATCATAGAGGGCGGGCGAGGACACCCACCTCACTCCATATGGTCTAATAAGAGTGAAAATTGCTATAAAAAATGAAAGATAATTTTTTTCATTTTTTATGATTCATCCTTAGTTTGGTCATATTTCTCAGGTTAAGAGAAGGTAATATAGTTATTAATAACTACGTCTTCTTCTTTTAAACTAACTAAAGAATAATATTTGATAGAATCTGAAATTAGTCTATAACGATTTTTTTTTGATTCTATGTCGTGCTACTAGGTTTCATTATTTCGGAATTATTTGGAGTAATTTGGGGTTAATTGGACTTAACCACCCCCCAAACTACACCATTTGCTCGATTTGAGCGCTCCCAAAAGGGGTATTGTTTGCCTCGACACGGCTTAAGAGCTTGTTAATGAATTACGGTGTTGCACTATCGTGACGTAGCCATGTTCCTTCTCCGACGCTTGAGGCACAGCTTTCCTCATTAAGTCTTGGCTCTTAAGCGGACTGAAACCCTTGCGGGTAACACAGAATCCGTATTCTGTGCTGAGTCATGGTGGAGTCAGTAAGTCGAATTGCTCCGATTTACTCTGGATTACTCCAGTTCACGTACTCCTCCACATAGTTCTATCCTCCATCTTAATTATCGGATAGTTGCTTTAGAATAGACAAGGCTATCCATTCAGAAAAAAATTCTTCCTTGGTATGTTATGTTGTTTACCAGTTTTCTTGTCTTATCGTTAAGATGTATAATAGCATACAAGCAAAAAGGCCATGCTAGTTGGCAGGATGAGAGGTCTGCCTTGACTTGAAGGCTAGACTACCAAAAAGGCGAGGCAGCGTATAAGTCGTTATTAATAGAAAGGTTGGGAAAATTCGTCCATGTCTGTAAAAAATTTTCAAAAAGAATCATTGTATCGGGTGAAACGTTGGTGCTCTCACTTTTTTGCGTCTGTGCCATTTTTGCTTGCCTGTGCTGTTTTCTTGACGGTTATTGGTTGCAAAAGCCCTGTTTTACTGCTTTGCTTGCTTTTAATTGGTTTAGCAACAGCAGTCATTCAACAGATAGGGCAGCAGACACATATACCTAAACATTGGCTTATTCTTTTACAAACTCTGGCAGTCGCTGCAATTCTTAGCTTCTTTTGGATAGACTACTTCAGCGTTCCAGCCGTCGCTCAATTTTTCGGCAAAGCGGAAAACTTTTTCAAAAATAATTTAACTCAAGGTTCTCCACAAGGAAGCGGCACCACAAATGCCGTTAGTTTGGTGTTTAATGTTATACGAGCGCTTTACCTACTTTACATTGCTATTGCCCTGATTGGCGTTGTTAACGCCGTTCGTAAAGATGAAGATTGGCAAGTTGTAGCCAGAACACCCCTATTGGTAGTTATTGCTGTTACCGTTGCGGATGTGTTGACATCCTTTATCATTGGGTGAGCGTGGGAATGTGCTATGGCTGATGACCGAGACAAAGAATTTCGACCTGTCAACCAAATCCTGGGAAGCCAGCCTTCCTTGGGACCAATTCCTGCCGATCAAATCTTTCCTTGGACGATAATTGCCCTTCTCTCCTACATGATTGTGAATGGATTTTTTGGAGGTGCATTCCGAGATGAATGGCAAAAATGGTTGTGGACAATCTTAATTGCTGGGTGGGGTATGGCAACTTGGTGGATCTTAACAGGGGGTAGAAGTTGGCGATTTTTGAGCAAGTTTATAGGTGTTCCGACCTGGACTAGAGGCACTGCTCGTTATAAAAGTTTTCTAGAATCTCATTATGAAAGAAAAAATAGGAAAACAAAGCGTAGGCATCGCGGGTCGAGAAAGTAGACTCACACCTTTTGAAGATGCCCTCCATTTAGCCACAATGCTGCGTGTTGCGCTGGATGGTAGAGATATTGGTGCTTATATTTTGACAAAAGGTACTCAAAAAGATAGATTTTGCTTTGTTTTTGGCTTTGAATGCCAAGGTATCCATACTACCCTAACAACCGATCAAATCGAGACAATTTGCAATAATATTGAGGTCGGGTTAAAAGATATCCCTGGGGAAGAAAGAATTACCATTCACATGGGGTCTTTTAGTTCCGATAAACAGCGACAACAAGAACTGACAGCCCTCATAAAACGCACCCCATCACCAGATATAAAATATTTGCTGATGGCGGAACGAGCTCGTATTAAAGAACTGGCTCGTGCTGGTATTCGCAAACCAAAGTTTCTCCGGTTGTATGTGACGTATACTATTGAACCAAGCGCTACAGCAACGAATGATTGGATAGAGAAACTTTTGGCAAGAGGCGAACAGTGGTGGTTAAAATTCAAAGGTGATTTCGTAGATGTCAGAAACGAGCAGACTGAAGCCACGATCGCGAATGCTTACAAAGAAGGGTTTCGTCGTTGGGAACAGCTTCTCTCTAACCAAATGGGATTGAGTGTTAAGCCTTTGTCTGCTGTTGAACTTTGGCAGGAAATCTGGAAGCGATTTAATGACACTCCGCCAGTAGATATCCCTCAATTGCTAATTTTAGATGAACA
This genomic interval from Scytonema hofmannii PCC 7110 contains the following:
- a CDS encoding NB-ARC domain-containing protein, with protein sequence MDSNPSKSKRGRSLTGRVRGVILSPQGWQKFQTAKQQAESDETWGKRFTQEDLSDRTGLSLNTLARIFKRDLGVDRQSLEYLFRAFGLELTKTDLTSPAVSEETLSRWTNPQQDWDTAVDASVFYGREAELTQLWQWAVSERCRLVGVLGIGGIGKSTIAVKAALQMQMDFEIVVWRSLANAPPLDELLSSLLKFLMPLYGEDPIIPTTLDQQISKTIQYLRSRRCLLILDNAETILQREPVGQWISGYEGYGQLLRAIGETSHQSCLLVTSREKPREIALMEGAQTLVRSLTLSGLTPADGRAIFRQKGAFTGSEAEWQTLIHHYGGNPLALKLVAAAIQDLFNGSITEVLPYLSQGLAVFEDIRDLLARQFDRLCEAEQKTLSWFAIHREPVSIADIRENVVDPAAQQSVPNSINSLLRRSLIEKTDGLFFLQPVVMQYVTERFVQLLCIEFETLQLNVWQTHPLLRVQAKDYIREIQTRLIMQPVMERLLSRFGSVAAIEAQARHLLTQQGKKPGYTAGNLINLLVQFQVDLRGSDFSDLVVQQADLRQVDLAGVNFQNATFAKSIFSETLGLAMSIDFSPDGQTIAVGDSSGSIYLWNVTTAQLLATFEDHIGWVWSVAFSPDGRTLATGSSDSSIRLWDVESGRCLQVLTEHTGCVWTVSFSPDGQQLASGCEDKTVRLWNLQGQCLRVLKGHTQSVYAVHFAPDQQTLTSSSNDTTIRIWDVSNGNCLSVLQGHTSGVRCVRYSPDGQQLATGCRDGSIRLWSGYLSNNQQSKPSFKVLQGHTNWVWDIAFSPDGRLLASASRDGTLRVWSVQDGQSIHVLDDHTHDVFALAINADSQLLVSAGQDNTVRLWHLQSGQSLKTLRGHTSGIHSLSLSPDGQMLASSGRNGTIQVWHLQLDGNLSSLHPYQTLPSQIRWTSSLSHVSFSPVSASLPSGVGETLAVNRPDGSIALWNIQTGHLDQWSAHSASISTVLFSPNGQTLATSNSDRTVRLWDVRTHNCLQVLQGHENSVRAIAFDKSGQWLASGSFDSTIRFWEVQTGECFRVLRGHAGAVFTVTFDPSGQRLVSGGIDQTIRLWDVQTGTYLRTLSGHTGAVWTLAISPDGRILASGGDDQTIRLWDLQTGHCLHILGEHTSWVRSVIFSFNGQILFSGSDDRAIKLWDVKTGRCISTLTINRLYEGMKIQGATGLTVAQRTTLKALGAIDH
- a CDS encoding transaldolase family protein; amino-acid sequence: MNLLPSLRRYGQSVWLTGFERGWISRGELQQYIESDGLRGVRSNFQSLQVAIEGHEYNRDFTILAQQGMSRNARSDYNYLIVRDLQLAADFFKQVHSQTQGCNGYVQIDLPPDALLQPETAIAAAQDIWQSVGWSNLLLRIPATQLLLPVIEHLIGNRINVNATLVFSPSIYEQVFDSYLRGLESLIQQGKLVSDVVCFTTVPIGRLDRAINPLITDTETSFSVMQAKLLYQHYRNLCQRVGEAFPLEIRWQSLSEGVKPLRLVWDCTDIPPESAWRYIQTLVAPETVMMLDTLTLLRYREISLLPALLTDDEQVEQLVTSGLSEISLDERVDQLVNEEMARSLNAFQQLLDTIEQKRRR